AGATCCGCCTCTTCGCGGGCAACTTCGCCCCCGTCGGCTGGTCGTTCTGCGAAGGGCAGACGCTTGCCATCGCGGAGAACGACGTCCTGTTCAACCTCATCGGAACGACCTACGGCGGGGATGGCCAGGTCACCTTCAACCTGCCGGACTTGCGCGGCCGAATCCCGCTGCACATGGGCACGGGCGCCGGGCTTTCTACCCGCACCATCGGCGAATTGTCGGGCACGGAGAGCGTGACGCTCTCCGTCGTCCAGATGCCGACCCACAACCATCAGGCACTTGCCTCGACCGGCTTGGGCCACCTGTCGGAGCCGGAAGGGGCCGTGCCGGCCGCGCACCGCGATTTCCCGGTCTACGATGCGGCGGCGACCACCACGATGGGCGCGGCCGTCCAAGTCGCCGGGGGAAGCCAGCCGCACGAGAACATGCCGCCCTACCTCTGCGTGAGCTTCATCATTT
This Betaproteobacteria bacterium DNA region includes the following protein-coding sequences:
- a CDS encoding phage tail protein, whose protein sequence is MSQPYIGEIRLFAGNFAPVGWSFCEGQTLAIAENDVLFNLIGTTYGGDGQVTFNLPDLRGRIPLHMGTGAGLSTRTIGELSGTESVTLSVVQMPTHNHQALASTGLGHLSEPEGAVPAAHRDFPVYDAAATTTMGAAVQVAGGSQPHENMPPYLCVSFIISLYGVYPSTN